A portion of the Microlunatus phosphovorus NM-1 genome contains these proteins:
- a CDS encoding GntR family transcriptional regulator, producing the protein MSSPRVSTSRPASSLTTIGKESLRDQVLQALRSAIVSGEMEPGTVYSAPFLARRFGVSATPVREAMLDLTRENMVTIVPNKGFRVTEVDDVELDRITQIRQLLEPPVVAAVTPLIPEADFPELERLAENIVEGARADDLVSYTEADQVFHLKLLSYADNPRLVDLVSDLRGQTRLLGLAGLLEQGRLIDSAQEHQVIVELIRSRDAEAVEQFMHQHISKTRTTWAGRSDGQRPGSAS; encoded by the coding sequence ATGTCCTCGCCTCGTGTGTCGACGTCGCGGCCCGCCTCGAGTTTGACCACGATCGGCAAGGAGAGCCTGCGCGATCAGGTGCTGCAGGCCTTGCGCTCGGCCATCGTGTCCGGCGAGATGGAGCCTGGCACCGTGTATTCGGCGCCGTTCCTGGCTCGCCGGTTCGGGGTGTCCGCCACCCCGGTCCGTGAGGCGATGCTGGATCTGACCCGCGAGAACATGGTCACGATCGTGCCGAACAAGGGTTTCCGGGTGACCGAGGTCGACGATGTCGAGCTGGACCGGATCACCCAGATCCGCCAACTCCTCGAACCACCCGTGGTGGCCGCGGTGACTCCGCTCATTCCCGAGGCCGACTTCCCCGAGCTGGAACGGCTGGCGGAGAACATCGTCGAAGGGGCTCGGGCCGACGACCTGGTCTCCTACACCGAGGCAGACCAGGTGTTTCATCTCAAGCTGCTGTCCTACGCCGACAATCCACGATTGGTCGACCTGGTGTCCGACCTGCGCGGTCAGACTCGGCTGCTGGGTCTCGCCGGGCTGCTGGAGCAGGGGCGGCTGATCGACTCCGCGCAGGAGCACCAGGTGATCGTCGAACTGATCCGTTCCCGCGACGCCGAGGCCGTGGAGCAGTTCATGCATCAACACATCAGCAAGACGCGAACGACCTGGGCCGGTCGATCGGACGGGCAGCGCCCCGGGAGTGCGAGCTGA